In the genome of Micromonospora sp. Llam0, the window TTTCCCTTGTCAGCAGCCAGGACGATCTGCGGAAGAGGCGGCAGGATGAGTGAGTGGGTCGATCCGGCCCTCGGTGACGAGGCGGTCGAAGCGGAACAGGGACTGGGCCCGAGCGGCGACCCGGGCCACGACGATGCCGGCTACGAGCCGTACGGCGACGGCCCTTACGGCGCCGAGCCGTACGACGGCGGATCCTACACGATCGTCCAGCACAATCTTGACGGCTCCACCGACGTGCTGGTCGACCGGGACGGGGACGGCCTCGCCGACGTGGTCCTGCACGACAGCGACGGCGACGGTCTGGCGGAGGTCGCGTACGTCGATGGCGACGGGGACGGTCGGCTGGAGAGCATGCTGCGCGACTTCGACGGCGACGGGCGGGTCGACGAGGTCAGCGCGGACACCAACGGCGACGGCTGGATCGACGTGGTCGCCACCGACACTGACGGTGACGGCCTGATCGACGAGGTGGCGGCCGACACCGATCACGACGGCCGGACGGACACCTGGGTTCAGGACACCGACTTCGACGGCCAGGCGGACCAGACGCTGCGCGACGCCGACCAGGACGGCGTGCCGGAGACGGTGACCTACCTGAATCCGACGGTCAACCCGTACGCGGCGAGGTGAGGCCGGGTCGCGGCCGGCCGGATGGCACCCTACTGTCGACATCCGCAGCTGTTGTGACTGAGCGATGGAGGGACCTGGGATGACCGAGGCACAGGAGTCGGTGGAGACGCGCGGTGACGATCGCGTCGATCTGCTCAAGGCCGACACCAACAACGACGGGCAGACCGACGTCTGGGTGGTCGACACCGACGGCGACGGCAAGGCCGACATGTACCAGTTCGACACCGACGGGGACGGCATGGTGGACATCACCATGGTCGATCTGGACGAGGACGGCACCCCGGACGAGGTGGTCGACGGCGACGGCGGGCACCCGCCGGCGAGCTGAGTACGGTACGCATCGTGACACGGCGGCCCGGCGGAGATCCGCCGGGCCGCCGTTGACGCAGTGCACATGAAACAAGGGGCGGTGACCCCGGACGAGCCGAGATCACCGCCCCTTGGCGTAGCCGATGTCAGCCACTTGGAGAGGCCAGTCAATCACCCTGCCGCTGCTGGGGAATCTGCCCCTGCAGCAGGGCACGTACTTCCGACTCCCGGTATCGGCGGTGGCCGCCCAACGTCCGTATGGCGCTGAGCTTGCCGGCCTTCGCCCACCGGGTGACGGTTTTCGGGTCGACTCGGAACATCGACGCCACCTCGGCCGGCGTGAGCAACGGCTCTGGTTCGTGCGTACGCGATGCCATCAGTCACTCCTCCACAGTGCTATAGACATCGGCCGGGGTCCCGCCGGCCGACGCGTCTCCCATGGTCCGGCTAGTCCCCGATGTCCGACATGGGCCGAACGGCCGAACGTCCTTGGATGGACGGATGAGCAATGACCGATTTTTCTCCCTTTTTTGTGACAGAACATACCATAATCGGACTCTTGATCACCGGTCGTGAACGGGTGATTACGAATCTTCTTCGGGATTCGCGGCAGAATCTGCGCCTAATACTCGGTGATTGAAACCGATTCACCCTTTTCGTCGACTACTAGTTGCAGCGCTCCAGTAGCTGAACGGCACGCCACCGGGCAACCAGCTTCTCGTACGCCTCGCCGGCCGCCTCGGCGTCGCCCCGGCCGAGCGCCGCCAACCCGGCGCTCACCAGACCCGGCGAATCGTCGGCCTCCAACGTCTCGTCCGGCAGCAGCCGCACCAACCCACCGTAGTCAAGCTCCACCACCGACCGTGGATGGAACTCCTCGAGCCACCGGGCGCTCTCCTCCACCGCCTCGGTGATCGGCGCATCCCCCACCGACTTACGCAACACCGACAGTCCGCGCGACGCCCGGCGACGGGCCTTGGATATCTCGGTCCGGTAGCGCAGCGCCCGGCGCGCCCCGGTGACGATCAGGTCACGCTCGGCCAAGTCCACGAAGACGAACCACCGCAACGGCACCCCCCAGGTGGCGGCCTGCTCGTGCACCCGCGGCACCCCGTGCTCCAGCACCCGGGCACCGCTGCGCCAGTCGTCGATCACCGCCCTGGCCTGACCGGCCAGTACCGGCGGGACGAACGCGTCGGCCAGCACCGACGGGACACCGTCGCGCGCGCTCAACGCCGCCTCCGCCACCCGCACCCGCAGGTTCCACGGGCAGACCAGCAGCGTGTCGTCCGACTCCAGCACGTACGCCTCGTCCGGCAGGTCGGGCAGCCGGGTCCAGCCCGCGCCGAGCGCCTCGATCACCGCCGTCCGCTGCCGGCCCGGCCCTTCCAGCGGGCCGACCGCGCGGCCCTCCCGCACGTATCGGCGCCAGTAGACCTGTCGCTCACGGTCGAACGCGGCCAGCGGCTCGTACACCCGCAGGTATGAGGCGAAGGAAGCGAAGAGGGACGGCACGGCGCGATCCTCCCACGAAACCGCACGACACCGCCCCCGCCGGGGGCAAACACCCCCGCAGCGGGCGGGTCCGTCGCGCTGCGGCCGATACTAGGCTCGGAGCCAGCAGGGCCCACCGGCCCGGCGCACCGGACGCACCTCACGAGGGTGCCGACACCGTCTCAGGAGCAGACATGGGCGTCTTCACCACCACCACCGGACCCGGCACCGCCACCGGGCACGAACAGGTCGTCTTCTGCCAGGACCAGCCGACCGGGCTGCGCGCGATCATCGCGATCTACTCGACCGCGCTCGGGCCGGCGCTCGGCGGCACCCGGTTCTACCCGTACGCCTCCGAGGCCGACGCCCTGCACGACGTGCTGGAGCTGTCCCGGGGGATGGCCTACAAGAACGCGATGGCCGGACTGGACCTGGGCGGCGGCAAGGCAGTCATCTGGGGCGACCCGGAGCAGCTCAAGACCGAGCCGCTGCTGCGCGCGTACGGCCGGTTCGTCGAATCGCTCGGCGGGCGCTACTACACCGCCTGCGACGTCGGCACCTACGTGCCGGACATGGACGTCGTGGCCCGGGAGACCCGGTTCGCCACCGGACGCAGCCGCGAGCAGGGCGGAGCCGGTGACTCCTCCGAGCTCACCGCCTGGGGGGTGTTCCAGGGCATGCGGGCCGCCGCCGAGCACCGCTGGGGTTCGGCCAGTCTCGCCGGCCGGCGAGTCGGTATCGCCGGGCTCGGCAAGGTGGGCCGGCAGCTGACCGGGCATCTGCTCGACGACGGTGCCGCGGTGGTGGCCACCGATGTCAGCGAACCGGCGGTGGACTGGGCCCGGAGCACCTATCCGCAGGTCGACCTGGTGGACGACACCGACGTGCTGATCCGCCAGGAGATCGACGTCTACGCGCCCTGCGCGCTCGGTGGGGCGCTCGACGACGACACCGTTCCGGCGCTGCGGGCCGAGATCGTCGCCGGAGCCGCCAACAACCAGTTGGCCCACCCCGGCGTCGAGAAGCTGCTCGCCGAGCGGGGCATCCTCTACGCCCCGGACTACGTGGTCAACGCCGGTGGGGTGATCCAGGTGGCCGACGAGGTGACCGGGGCCGCCACACCGTCGGCCAACGGCCGGTACGGGTTCGCCTTCGCCCGGGCGAAGGCCCGGGCGACCCGCATCTACCAGACCACCCGGGAGATCCTGCGCAGCGCAGACCGGGAGGGCGTACCGCCGGCGGTGGCGGCCGACCGGCTCGCCGAACGCCGGATGGCCGAGGTCGGTCGGCTGCGCGCGATCCATCTCCGGTGAGCCGCCACCCCGAGCGCCGCCGGCCTGGGCGCTGACCCCGCCGGTCCGCCCCGGGTGGCCATCACCGGGCGTGTGGAGAATCACCCGTACGGGTCACGAGCGGTGGGGATCCGGCTCCTTACCCCGCCGCTGCCCGTGACGACGTCGGCCGCCGAGGACGCACGGGAGCGACCCGATGCAACCCGAGGTGCCGAACCTGGGTCCGCCCATGTACCGTAAGACCCACGAGAGATGCCTGACGTCATCGGGGCCCGCCTTCGGGCTGCCCCGAATTCTGTGCGAGGGGGTCGAGCCATGGGGCGCGGCCGTGCTAAGGCCAAGCAGACAAAGGTGGCCAGGGAGCTGAAATACCACTCCCCGAACACCGACCTCGCCGCCTTGCAGCGAGAGCTCGCCGGCAGCGGCAAGTCGGACCGTGATTTCGACGACGAGTACGATCCGTACCTCGACGACGATGACGAGGACGACCCAGCCGACGACGACCGGGGTAACTGGACACCCTCTTCGTCCCGCTGAGGGTCCGACTGATCAGAGCACGCGGTCAGTGTCCGCGTGCTGATTCATGTCGACGAGGACTCCGGCCCGGCTGGTCGCCGTACGTGTGTCGGAATGCCACCATCCGGTGGTGCGTACCCCAGGACGGGGTAGGCACCACCGGATGTCCGTCGGCAGGCGGGCGACTGGTGCGTGCCGCCCTGCCCGGGTACGGGGCCGAGCGGAGCGCCAGGTACGCGGCCGGTCGCAGCGGTCAACGGGGGCGGTTGTTCCAGTTGTAGAAGGTCGGGATGTTCTCGAAGTGGTTCCAGGCGCAGACCGCGCCGTCGGCACCGGCCGCCTCGGCGCGACGGCGCCGGGCCTGTTCCGCTTCGGCGAGCAGCAGTGCCAGACCGTCCCGGACGGCGTACACCCGGTCCGCCACCTGATCGTCGCCAGCTGCCTCGGCGACGGTGGCTCCCGGGGCTGCGCCGACCGGTTCAGGCCGCTGCCGGCTGGTCTCTGGCATGGGCCAACACTCCCTCCAGTAGATGGATCTTGCTGTTACGGCAGTGGTTGGTCTCCGTACCATCAAAACGCCCGTGTTCGAAGTAACGGTTGGCAGCGTGACCACCTCCGCAGAACCGGAAGTACGGGCAGGTGGTCCGGCATGCTTCGACGCCCGCCACGAATTCGGTGACCCAGGGTGTCCGCTCCGGCGTGGCGAGGATCTCGGTCAGCCCGCTGGTCAACACGTTTCCGCTGGTGAAGTCCCCGTACCGGGGATCGGAGAAGCCGGCCAGCTCCGGCGAGAGCAGCACCACCGACCCGTCGTACCCGATGGTGGGGATCGGGTCGAGCTGGCGGGGCAGCACCTGGTCGGCCGTGCCGTCGAGCACGGCTGCCGCATACCGCAGCGACCACTCCACCTCGCGCAGATGGATTTGCGGTGCCTGCCGCCAGGCTCCGACCAGCTCCGCCCAGAAGCCCGCCACGGCCCGGTCCGGCCAGCTGTTCGACCGGACGTTCACGCCCTCCGTCTCCTCGATGTTGACGCCCAGCACGTCACAGTCGAGGTCGAGGAAGAACTGGTACAGCTCGGTGGCCAGGCCGGGGCTCGGGTCGCTGACCACGCAGAGCGCCGAGAATTCGATCCCGTGCCGGCGTAGCGCTTCGACACCGCTACGGATCTGGTCGTACGCGGGCCGACCGCCCCGGGTGTGCCGGTTGTCGTTACGCGCCCGCGGACCGTCGACGCTGACGCTGACCCGTACCCGGTGCTCGCGGAAGAACTCGCACCAGGCGTCGTCGATCAAGGTCGCGTTGGTCTGCACGTGGTGCTCCACGTCGGCGCTGAACGGGGTGATCAGCGCCGACAGGTGGTCCAGCCCGGCAGCCAACGGCTCACCGCCGTGCCAGACCACCGAGAACCGGCGTCCCTGCTGCGCGGCCCAGGTGTTCACCGGTCGGGCGACAGCGGCGGCCACGGCGACCGGCATCCGTCGGTTGGCCGCCCGCAGCGGCAGGTAGCAATAGGTGCAGTCTAGGTTGCACAGCGTGGTGGGCTGCATGACGACGTAGCTCGGGACGGTCGCCACACCGCGCATGCCGGTGGGGGCCAGCCGCCCCCCACCGGCCGGGTCCTGCCGGGTTTCGGCCCTGCTCATCCCCATCCTCCTGCCTGTGACGGATGTCGTTTCAGGCTAGGTGTCGGGGTCTGCCGAGGTGAATCGGCGGTACGGCCCGCCGGAGCGCGGCGGTGCCGACCCGCCAAGGTGACGCGGCAGCGGCCCGCCGTCAGCCCCGGGTGTGGTGGCCGACCATCTGTACGGTGCCGGTGCCCTCGATGATGTCGCCGGCCTGCCAGGCCTCGATGCCGCTGCCGGTCAGGCAGGCGAGCGCCCGGTCGGCGTCCTGGGCGGAGACGATGGCGAACATGCCGACGCCCATGTTGAACGTCGACTCCATCTCGTTGTCCTCGATCCGCCCCTTCGCCTGCACCAGGTCGAAGATCGACTGCGGCTTCCAGGTGGCGCGGTTGACCAGCGCGTCGACGTGCTCGGGGAGGATCCGCACCAGGTTGCCGGGAATGCCACCGCCGGTCACGTGGGCCAGGGCCCGGACCTCGCACTCCTCGATCAGCTTCAGGCAGTCCCGGGCGTAGATCTTCGTCGGGGTGAGCAGCTCCTCGCCCAGGGTCCGCTGCCGGCCGAAGTCGTCGACCACGGTGTCCAGCCGCATCCGACCGGCGCCGAGCAGGACGTGGCGGACCAGCGAGTAGCCGTTGGAGTGCAGGCCGGACGACCGCATCGCGATCACCACGTCGCCCACCTCGACGCGGTCCCGGCCGAGGATCTCGCTCTCCTCGACCACGCCGACGCCGGTCGCGGAGACGTCGTACTCGTCCGGCCGCAGCACCCCGGGGTGTTCGGCGGTCTCGCCGCCGAGCAGCGCGCAACCGGCGTACCGGCAGCCGTCGGAGATGCCGGCGCCGATCTCGGCGACCTTGTCCGGCACGACCTCGCCGCAGGCGATGTAGTCGAGCAGGAACAGCGGCTCCGCCCCGCAGGCGACCAGGTCGTCCACCACCATCGCGACCAGGTCGATGCCGACCGTGTCGTGGATGTTCATCTGCTGGGCGATGACCAGCTTGGTGCCCACCCCGTCGGTCGACGAGGCCAGGATCGGGTGCCGGTACTTCTGCACGTCGAGCCGGAAAAGCCCGGCGAAGCCGCCGATGTCGCCCATCACCTCGGGCCGGGTGGTCTTGTGCACCTTCGACTTGAGCAGTTCGACGGCGCGCTCACCGGCGTGGATGGAGACGCCGGCGTCCGCGTACGTCACGGTGCGTTTGCGGCCGGACCGGCCGGCGCTGGCCGTCCACGGCTGGCGGTTGACCGTCCGGGCGCCGGAGTCGTCGGCGGTCGGGCCGACGTCCGCGCTGCCGCGCTCAGTCACGTGCGTCACGGTTCTCCCCTTTGTGCTTCTCGCGGCGGGGCCGCGTCGGGTAGCTGTCGAGGATCGCTCGACTCGGGCTGCCGGTCGGACGACCGAGGCCGGTCCGGCCGGTGCTACGGGCGGTGCAGGGCCTCGGGGCCGCCAGTGCTGACAGCGAACCGTTGAGCGCCCGGGCCGGTCCGGTCGCCACCGGCCTGATAGTCCTGCTCGGTGATGTCCCCCGGATGGCCGACCCCGCCAGCGACCCGGCGGTCCACACCTTCGAGCACGTGCTTGCCGATCAGATTGCCAGCTGGCAACTCGATCGGGTACTCCCCATCGAAACATGCCCGACACAATCGTGTCTTCGGCTGCTCGGTTGCCGCTATCAGACCGGCAAGCGAGACATAACCGAGAGTATCCGCACCGATGGACCGGCGTATACCCTCGGTGTCCAGCCCGTTGGCCAGCAGTTCAGCCCGGGTGGCGAAGTCGATGCCGTAGAAACACGGCCAGCTCACCGGCGGCGACGAGATGCGTACGTGCACCTCCAGGGCACCCGCCTCGCGCAGCATCCGCACAATCGCCCGCTGGGTGTTGCCCCGCACGATCGAATCGTCGACCACCACCAGCCGCTTGCCACGGACGTTCTCCCGCAGCGGGTTGAGCTTCAACCGGATGCCGAGCTGGCGCAGCGTCTGGGAGGGCTGGATGAACGTACGGCCGACGTACGAGTTCTTCATCAGGCCGGCGCCGTAGGTGATGCCGGACTGCTCGGCGTAGCCGATCGCGGCCGGCGTGCCCGACTCCGGCACCGGGATCACCAGGTCCGCCTCGACCGGGTGCTCCCGGGCCAGTCGGCGGCCGATCTGCACCCGGGCGGCGTGCACGTTACGCCCGGCGATGGTGGTGTCCGGGCGGGCGATGTACACGTACTCGAACAGGCAGCCCTTCGGCTCCGGCGGGGCGAACCGGGCCGACCGCAGCCCGTGCTCGTCGATGGCGATCAGCTCGCCCGGCTCCACCTCGCGGACCACGGTGGCGCCGACGATGTCCAGCGCGGCGGTCTCGCTGGCGACCACCCAGCCCCGCTCCAGCCGGCCGAGCACCAGGGGCCGGACGCCGTGCGGGTCGCGCGCCGCGTACAGCGTGGTCTCGTCCATGAAGACGAAGCTGAACGCGCCCCGCAGGGTCGGCAGCACCTCCAGCGCCGCGGCCTCGACCGACAGGTCCGGGCGGCTGGCCAGCAGGCTGGTGACCAGGGCGGTGTCCGAGGTCGAGCCGTCGCCGGACAGCCCTCGGTCGACCACCTCGCGGGCCAGCTCGGCGGTGTTGACCAGGTTGCCGTTGTGCGC includes:
- the purM gene encoding phosphoribosylformylglycinamidine cyclo-ligase, with product MTHVTERGSADVGPTADDSGARTVNRQPWTASAGRSGRKRTVTYADAGVSIHAGERAVELLKSKVHKTTRPEVMGDIGGFAGLFRLDVQKYRHPILASSTDGVGTKLVIAQQMNIHDTVGIDLVAMVVDDLVACGAEPLFLLDYIACGEVVPDKVAEIGAGISDGCRYAGCALLGGETAEHPGVLRPDEYDVSATGVGVVEESEILGRDRVEVGDVVIAMRSSGLHSNGYSLVRHVLLGAGRMRLDTVVDDFGRQRTLGEELLTPTKIYARDCLKLIEECEVRALAHVTGGGIPGNLVRILPEHVDALVNRATWKPQSIFDLVQAKGRIEDNEMESTFNMGVGMFAIVSAQDADRALACLTGSGIEAWQAGDIIEGTGTVQMVGHHTRG
- the purF gene encoding amidophosphoribosyltransferase, with the translated sequence MPRGDGRLSHDLDPQRPGPQDACGVFGVWAPGEEVAKLSYFGLYALQHRGQEAAGIAVSDGSGVVVYKDLGLVAQVFDEPTLASLRGHLAIGHARYSTTGGSTWENAQPTIKATSAGTTIALAHNGNLVNTAELAREVVDRGLSGDGSTSDTALVTSLLASRPDLSVEAAALEVLPTLRGAFSFVFMDETTLYAARDPHGVRPLVLGRLERGWVVASETAALDIVGATVVREVEPGELIAIDEHGLRSARFAPPEPKGCLFEYVYIARPDTTIAGRNVHAARVQIGRRLAREHPVEADLVIPVPESGTPAAIGYAEQSGITYGAGLMKNSYVGRTFIQPSQTLRQLGIRLKLNPLRENVRGKRLVVVDDSIVRGNTQRAIVRMLREAGALEVHVRISSPPVSWPCFYGIDFATRAELLANGLDTEGIRRSIGADTLGYVSLAGLIAATEQPKTRLCRACFDGEYPIELPAGNLIGKHVLEGVDRRVAGGVGHPGDITEQDYQAGGDRTGPGAQRFAVSTGGPEALHRP
- the amcB gene encoding cyclophane-forming radical SAM peptide maturase AmcB, producing the protein MRGVATVPSYVVMQPTTLCNLDCTYCYLPLRAANRRMPVAVAAAVARPVNTWAAQQGRRFSVVWHGGEPLAAGLDHLSALITPFSADVEHHVQTNATLIDDAWCEFFREHRVRVSVSVDGPRARNDNRHTRGGRPAYDQIRSGVEALRRHGIEFSALCVVSDPSPGLATELYQFFLDLDCDVLGVNIEETEGVNVRSNSWPDRAVAGFWAELVGAWRQAPQIHLREVEWSLRYAAAVLDGTADQVLPRQLDPIPTIGYDGSVVLLSPELAGFSDPRYGDFTSGNVLTSGLTEILATPERTPWVTEFVAGVEACRTTCPYFRFCGGGHAANRYFEHGRFDGTETNHCRNSKIHLLEGVLAHARDQPAAA
- a CDS encoding BldC family transcriptional regulator translates to MASRTHEPEPLLTPAEVASMFRVDPKTVTRWAKAGKLSAIRTLGGHRRYRESEVRALLQGQIPQQRQGD
- a CDS encoding DUF3073 domain-containing protein — protein: MGRGRAKAKQTKVARELKYHSPNTDLAALQRELAGSGKSDRDFDDEYDPYLDDDDEDDPADDDRGNWTPSSSR
- the amcA gene encoding multiple cyclophane-containing RiPP AmcA; amino-acid sequence: MPETSRQRPEPVGAAPGATVAEAAGDDQVADRVYAVRDGLALLLAEAEQARRRRAEAAGADGAVCAWNHFENIPTFYNWNNRPR
- a CDS encoding Glu/Leu/Phe/Val dehydrogenase, with product MGVFTTTTGPGTATGHEQVVFCQDQPTGLRAIIAIYSTALGPALGGTRFYPYASEADALHDVLELSRGMAYKNAMAGLDLGGGKAVIWGDPEQLKTEPLLRAYGRFVESLGGRYYTACDVGTYVPDMDVVARETRFATGRSREQGGAGDSSELTAWGVFQGMRAAAEHRWGSASLAGRRVGIAGLGKVGRQLTGHLLDDGAAVVATDVSEPAVDWARSTYPQVDLVDDTDVLIRQEIDVYAPCALGGALDDDTVPALRAEIVAGAANNQLAHPGVEKLLAERGILYAPDYVVNAGGVIQVADEVTGAATPSANGRYGFAFARAKARATRIYQTTREILRSADREGVPPAVAADRLAERRMAEVGRLRAIHLR